From the genome of Bradyrhizobium elkanii USDA 76, one region includes:
- the trbL gene encoding P-type conjugative transfer protein TrbL, producing the protein MTGTGIIDQFLETFTRYIDNGFGLLGSEVGYLATTLAAIDITLAALFWSWGTDEDVIARLVKKTLFVGVFAYLIGNWNSLARIVFESFAGLGLKASGTSLSAADFLRPGKIAQVGLDAGRPLLDSISNLMGYISFFENFVQIVVLLFSWVVVLLAFFILAIQLFVTLIEFKLTTLTGFVLIPFGLFGKTAFAAERVLGNVISSGIKVLVLAVIVGIGSTLFSQFTTGFGGAQPTIEDAMTLVLAALSLLGLGIFGPGIANGLVSGGPQLGAGAAIGTGLAAGGIVAAGAGLAAGGGGLAGGAIVGAARSGGAVISGVSAAYRSGGLAGVAEAGASAAMSPLRRAAAALGGGGEAGAQSASTSAEGQPDWARRMKRAETIRHGASAAGHAVRSGDHGGSGSSVNLSEGER; encoded by the coding sequence ATGACGGGTACGGGGATCATTGACCAGTTTCTGGAGACCTTCACTCGTTATATCGATAACGGCTTCGGGCTGCTGGGTAGCGAGGTCGGATATCTGGCGACGACCCTTGCCGCGATCGACATCACGCTTGCTGCGTTGTTCTGGAGTTGGGGAACTGACGAGGACGTGATAGCGCGCCTCGTCAAGAAGACGCTTTTCGTGGGGGTCTTTGCCTACCTCATCGGCAACTGGAACAGCCTGGCGCGCATCGTCTTCGAGAGCTTTGCCGGTCTTGGACTGAAAGCGTCAGGCACAAGCCTCTCTGCGGCAGATTTCCTGCGACCGGGAAAGATCGCCCAAGTTGGACTCGATGCCGGCCGACCGCTACTCGATTCGATCTCGAACCTGATGGGCTACATCAGCTTCTTCGAAAACTTCGTGCAGATCGTTGTTCTCCTGTTTTCATGGGTCGTGGTGCTACTCGCCTTCTTCATTTTGGCGATCCAACTCTTTGTCACCCTGATCGAGTTCAAGCTCACAACGCTGACCGGCTTCGTGCTCATTCCCTTTGGGTTGTTTGGCAAGACAGCCTTTGCGGCGGAGCGGGTGTTGGGCAACGTTATATCGTCAGGGATCAAAGTTCTGGTCCTTGCCGTCATCGTTGGCATCGGCTCGACCCTGTTCTCGCAATTCACCACCGGCTTCGGCGGCGCACAGCCGACCATTGAAGACGCAATGACGCTGGTGCTCGCGGCTCTCTCCTTACTAGGTCTCGGTATATTCGGGCCGGGTATTGCCAACGGCCTGGTGTCCGGTGGACCGCAACTCGGCGCCGGCGCCGCAATTGGAACTGGCCTTGCTGCTGGCGGCATTGTTGCGGCGGGCGCGGGTCTTGCCGCCGGCGGAGGTGGCCTCGCTGGCGGCGCGATTGTGGGCGCCGCGCGTAGTGGCGGCGCTGTCATCAGCGGAGTATCAGCCGCTTACAGGAGCGGCGGCCTTGCCGGCGTCGCGGAGGCCGGCGCTTCAGCTGCTATGAGCCCGTTGCGTCGTGCAGCGGCAGCGCTCGGCGGAGGTGGGGAAGCCGGCGCGCAGTCCGCGAGCACTTCGGCGGAAGGGCAGCCCGATTGGGCGCGGCGCATGAAGCGTGCCGAGACTATTCGGCACGGCGCGTCAGCAGCCGGCCACGCGGTTCGCTCCGGCGATCACGGTGGTAGCGGCTCGTCAGTCAATTTGTCCGAAGGGGAGCGCTGA
- the trbF gene encoding conjugal transfer protein TrbF produces the protein MFKRPSVHYGRMPEPITPYQKAAQVWDERIGSARVQAKNWRLMAFGCLMLSASLAGSLAWQSSQGSITPWVVEVDHLGQAQRVAPANIDYQPTDAQIAYHMARFIEDVRGLPADGIVLRQNWLRAYDFTTDRGAAALNDYARSNDPFAKLGKAQISVEVSSVIRASSESFRVAWTQHVYDNGSLSSTERWTAILSIVIETPRDAERLRKNPLGVYVRAINWSKELGQ, from the coding sequence ATGTTCAAACGACCTTCCGTACACTACGGGCGCATGCCCGAGCCGATCACGCCTTATCAGAAGGCAGCGCAGGTTTGGGACGAACGCATTGGATCGGCGCGCGTGCAAGCCAAGAACTGGCGCCTGATGGCGTTCGGCTGCTTGATGTTATCAGCCAGTCTCGCAGGTAGCCTTGCTTGGCAATCGAGCCAAGGCTCGATCACGCCCTGGGTGGTCGAAGTCGACCACCTTGGCCAGGCACAAAGAGTTGCGCCGGCCAACATCGACTATCAACCCACTGATGCGCAGATCGCCTACCATATGGCGCGCTTTATCGAGGATGTCAGAGGTCTGCCGGCCGACGGCATCGTTCTGCGCCAAAATTGGCTCCGGGCCTATGATTTTACGACCGATCGCGGCGCCGCCGCGCTCAACGACTACGCGCGCAGCAATGACCCATTTGCCAAGCTGGGTAAGGCGCAAATCTCTGTCGAAGTCTCGAGTGTCATTCGTGCGTCGTCGGAAAGCTTTCGGGTCGCGTGGACCCAGCACGTCTACGACAACGGCTCGTTGAGTTCGACCGAACGCTGGACTGCAATTCTCTCGATCGTGATCGAGACGCCCCGCGATGCCGAACGCCTGCGCAAAAACCCCCTTGGCGTCTATGTCCGCGCCATCAACTGGTCAAAGGAGTTGGGTCAGTGA
- the trbG gene encoding P-type conjugative transfer protein TrbG: MTKTPHDVHSNRPIPHNSALLEFVAAKRTILLALLVGSSALGGCATYIPPEISYDAEVPPLPAAPAPFDDRLRPLHIPPLWKPVLGGKSGGKEDAEPVSRVETANSAARVEPRKRGYFNAAQIYAYSPGALYQIYAAPGQITDIALEEGEQLTGSGPIAAGDTVRWVVGDTESGSGDTRRVHILVKPTRTSIETNLVVNTDRRTYLIELRSRERPYMPSVAWYYPETARDRSRSVALKPVLPDPAQRISRYAIEGDSPPWRPLVAYDDGRKVYIEFPQGIVQGEMPPLFVIGPDGKTELVNYRTYGNLLIVDRLFAAAELRLGGEHQQRVRIVRTDGRPSS; encoded by the coding sequence GTGACCAAGACGCCGCATGACGTTCATTCGAACCGCCCCATCCCGCACAATTCGGCACTGCTGGAATTCGTGGCCGCGAAGCGAACAATTCTGTTGGCTCTCCTGGTCGGTTCCTCGGCGCTCGGTGGGTGCGCGACCTACATTCCGCCGGAGATCAGCTATGACGCGGAAGTGCCTCCGTTGCCAGCGGCTCCCGCGCCTTTCGACGACAGATTGCGACCGCTTCACATTCCACCGCTCTGGAAGCCGGTTCTCGGCGGCAAGTCGGGAGGGAAAGAAGACGCAGAACCGGTGAGCCGGGTTGAGACGGCAAATAGCGCAGCCCGCGTCGAACCGCGCAAGCGGGGGTATTTCAACGCGGCGCAAATCTACGCCTACAGTCCCGGGGCACTCTATCAGATTTATGCTGCACCGGGGCAGATCACAGATATCGCGCTCGAGGAGGGAGAACAGTTGACGGGATCGGGGCCGATCGCGGCCGGAGATACTGTACGCTGGGTCGTGGGCGATACCGAGAGCGGGAGCGGCGACACACGGCGCGTCCATATCCTGGTCAAGCCGACCCGAACTTCGATCGAGACCAACCTGGTGGTCAATACTGACCGACGCACCTACCTGATCGAGCTCCGCTCCCGCGAACGGCCATACATGCCGTCTGTTGCCTGGTACTATCCGGAAACTGCGCGGGATCGATCGCGTTCGGTCGCCCTGAAGCCCGTTCTTCCGGACCCGGCGCAGCGCATCTCCCGCTATGCCATCGAAGGGGACAGTCCTCCCTGGCGGCCGCTGGTCGCCTATGACGATGGCCGCAAGGTCTATATCGAATTCCCGCAAGGCATTGTGCAGGGCGAGATGCCCCCGCTCTTCGTCATCGGTCCAGACGGCAAGACCGAACTCGTCAACTACCGCACCTACGGCAACCTATTGATCGTCGATAGGCTGTTTGCTGCCGCCGAACTGCGGCTTGGCGGCGAGCACCAGCAGAGGGTCCGTATTGTGAGGACCGACGGGAGGCCGTCATCATGA